Within Massilia litorea, the genomic segment TTGACTGCGACGCCGCGGATTTCCTCGATGTCGCCGCGCGTGACCGGCTGGCGGTAGGCAATGATCGCCAGCGTCTCGAGCGTGGCGCGCGAATACTTCGGCGGCTTTTCCGGCGTGATGCGGTCGAGATACACCTTCATCTCCGGACGGCTCTGGAAGCGCCAGCCCGAGGCCAGGCTGACGATCTCGATGCCGCGGTCCTGCCAGTCGTGGCGGAGTTCCTCGAGCAGAAGCTTGATGGTGTCGGCCCCGACGCCGATGCCGAGGACGCGCCCGTTGGCGTCGACATCGGCAAACAGCTTCTTCATGCCGTGCAGCGACATCGGCTCGCGCGCGCACAGCAAGGCGGTCTCGAGGACCCGCTTGGCCTCATCAGTCTTCATTCTCGATGTCGTCAGGCTCGCGCCAAAGGTTCAAACAAATACGCGTCCGACGGGCACCGGCTGGCCGGATACGGCGCAGCGCAGGCCCTATCGCCGACGCGGTTCGAGGTACTGCTCGCGCAGTCGTGCTTCTCTACAGGAATCAAGGCCCGCGCTTGGACGCGGCGGGCGATAGTACGGTGGCGGGACAGGACCCGCCCACCGGCTGCCCGCGTGCCAGGCGGTCAACCTACAGGTGATTATCTAGCGAAACGCGGATTTTGCATGCGGCTTCGAGGCTCGGCTCGGTGGGCACGTCATGACGACAATCGACGTCGTTTCTTCCAACTGCGGGCCATTGTAACCGATAAAACACAGGAAGGGCCACTTGCGCAAGG encodes:
- the scpB gene encoding SMC-Scp complex subunit ScpB; the protein is MKTDEAKRVLETALLCAREPMSLHGMKKLFADVDANGRVLGIGVGADTIKLLLEELRHDWQDRGIEIVSLASGWRFQSRPEMKVYLDRITPEKPPKYSRATLETLAIIAYRQPVTRGDIEEIRGVAVNSQTIKMLEDRGWIDVVGHREVVGRPALLGTTKQFLDDLGLASLGQLPPLDSIADAQDGRSLEALEAALQQNFDKADAQADAEEEQVTSPVEVPIHDPQPAYGVDRVNNNETNDESN